One Ethanoligenens harbinense YUAN-3 genomic window carries:
- a CDS encoding type II toxin-antitoxin system RelE/ParE family toxin encodes MSQWQIVYTEQAARDLRGIHDYIAFTLLEPEIARKQTRRILDAVATLDEMPLRCPLYEKEPWRGKGLRVLPVDRYLAFYLPMEPRNTVAVIRVMYGGRNLEEQLKQTDLNV; translated from the coding sequence ATGAGCCAGTGGCAAATTGTCTACACCGAGCAGGCGGCGCGGGATCTGCGGGGCATCCACGACTATATCGCATTCACCCTGCTGGAGCCGGAGATCGCCAGAAAGCAGACCAGACGCATTCTGGACGCGGTCGCAACACTCGATGAAATGCCGCTGCGCTGCCCGCTCTACGAAAAAGAGCCATGGCGCGGCAAAGGCTTGCGGGTATTGCCGGTGGACCGCTATCTTGCCTTTTATCTGCCGATGGAACCGCGTAACACCGTTGCGGTAATTCGGGTCATGTACGGCGGGCGAAATCTTGAGGAACAGCTGAAACAAACGGATTTGAACGTATAG
- a CDS encoding type II toxin-antitoxin system RelB/DinJ family antitoxin has product MARTSNIFARVEPEVKEQAEKVLNQLGIPMSNAIGLFLRQVVLQRGIPFDMKLPSNQPLAIGSLSDEQFNAEIEKGFRNLAAGNVVPAERLAEDLRREYGL; this is encoded by the coding sequence ATGGCGAGAACATCCAATATCTTTGCGCGCGTCGAGCCCGAGGTCAAAGAGCAGGCGGAAAAAGTGCTGAACCAGCTGGGCATCCCGATGTCCAACGCAATCGGCCTTTTCCTGCGCCAGGTCGTGTTGCAGAGGGGAATTCCCTTCGACATGAAGCTGCCGTCCAATCAGCCGCTTGCGATAGGCAGCCTTAGCGACGAGCAATTTAACGCGGAAATCGAAAAAGGCTTCCGTAATCTGGCGGCCGGAAATGTGGTCCCGGCGGAGCGTCTCGCGGAAGACCTGCGCCGGGAATACGGTCTATGA
- a CDS encoding recombinase family protein: protein MQQTQTVNAGIYCRLSVDDGNLAESESIQTQKAMLTDYCRQHHFHIVDYFVDDGCSGTNFDRPEFQRMLAEIEAGRINTVICKDLSRFGRNYYEAGMYLDQYFVQRDIRFIAPGDNVDTSKGPLDLSVPVLNMMNDFYARGISQKTKAAKITRAKQGMFIGSKAPYGYCKDPADKHHLLVDEEAAAVVRRIFAMAADGQGYNRIARALHAEGIPNPMSYFNEKHPDYFKSPYWKRDTQWHVTSIQKILENPVYLGCMAQCRVGNKTMKGKTVKKPREDWIVVENTHEALVTAEQWELVHRQLAIKRRARKDGEPQMFAGLLYCSDCGSALSFSTVHRKTKPDGGRYKCWLYMRHGKEACTSHYISLDQISAVVLNDIRKQARYACLYRDTFLKKLKAAMAEQESQSLKQQEKEDAKMRKRIAALDGIIKKLLEQNASGAITDERFAALTAEYENEQAGLKETLTAHEQAAQAVREAAENAERFTQVIKDYTDLHFLDSRILHTLIQRIEVYPRQVDEQGCRTQRVDICYNFIGMTEIEL from the coding sequence ATGCAACAGACGCAGACAGTCAACGCCGGCATCTACTGCCGGCTTTCCGTAGATGATGGCAATCTCGCGGAAAGCGAAAGCATCCAGACCCAGAAGGCCATGCTCACCGACTATTGCCGCCAGCATCATTTTCACATCGTGGATTACTTTGTGGACGACGGCTGCTCCGGCACCAATTTCGACCGGCCTGAATTTCAGCGCATGCTGGCCGAGATCGAGGCAGGGCGCATCAATACCGTGATCTGCAAAGACCTGTCGCGGTTCGGCCGCAACTATTATGAGGCCGGCATGTACCTTGACCAGTATTTCGTCCAGCGGGATATTCGGTTCATTGCGCCCGGCGACAACGTGGACACCAGCAAGGGCCCTCTTGACCTGAGCGTGCCCGTGCTCAACATGATGAACGACTTTTATGCCCGTGGAATCTCGCAGAAAACCAAAGCGGCGAAAATCACGCGCGCCAAGCAGGGAATGTTCATCGGCTCCAAAGCGCCCTACGGGTATTGCAAAGACCCGGCGGACAAGCATCATCTGCTGGTGGACGAGGAGGCGGCCGCCGTTGTGCGGCGCATCTTCGCAATGGCGGCGGATGGGCAGGGCTACAACCGCATCGCGCGTGCCCTGCACGCCGAAGGCATCCCAAACCCGATGTCCTATTTCAACGAGAAGCATCCGGATTATTTCAAAAGCCCCTATTGGAAGCGAGACACCCAATGGCATGTCACATCCATCCAGAAGATTCTGGAGAACCCTGTCTATCTGGGCTGCATGGCGCAGTGCCGCGTCGGCAATAAAACTATGAAGGGCAAAACGGTCAAAAAACCGCGCGAGGACTGGATCGTGGTGGAGAACACCCACGAGGCGCTGGTGACAGCCGAGCAATGGGAACTGGTGCACCGCCAGCTCGCCATCAAGCGGCGGGCGCGCAAAGACGGTGAACCTCAGATGTTCGCGGGCCTGCTTTACTGCTCGGACTGCGGTTCCGCGCTCTCATTCTCAACCGTGCACCGCAAGACCAAGCCGGATGGCGGCCGGTACAAATGCTGGCTGTATATGCGCCACGGGAAGGAGGCCTGCACGTCCCATTACATCAGCCTCGACCAGATCAGCGCGGTGGTGCTCAACGACATCCGCAAACAGGCGCGATATGCCTGCCTTTACCGCGACACCTTCCTGAAAAAACTGAAGGCTGCCATGGCGGAGCAGGAGAGCCAGTCGCTCAAACAACAGGAGAAAGAGGATGCCAAAATGCGAAAACGTATCGCGGCGCTCGATGGTATCATCAAGAAGCTGTTGGAGCAAAACGCTTCCGGAGCCATTACGGACGAACGGTTCGCCGCCCTCACCGCCGAATATGAAAATGAGCAGGCCGGTTTGAAGGAAACCCTCACGGCACACGAACAGGCCGCCCAGGCGGTGCGGGAAGCGGCGGAGAACGCGGAGCGGTTCACACAGGTCATCAAGGACTACACCGACCTGCATTTTCTGGACAGCCGCATCCTGCACACGCTGATCCAGCGCATCGAGGTGTATCCAAGGCAGGTAGACGAGCAGGGGTGCCGAACGCAGCGGGTGGACATCTGCTATAACTTCATCGGGATGACGGAAATTGAGCTGTAA
- a CDS encoding CopG family ribbon-helix-helix protein, with amino-acid sequence MTRKTEKITVSLPAETLQLAEDKYRAFGFENRSAFIDAAIREYVSRDLLRQFSGELAALYGKIERSEIKGLEEHLSKLSYKIAVELAQINLLLASLLEVPYPDTQRLRGKAVRLVGESRGYVPLKDAICNRMDIHYLENDE; translated from the coding sequence ATGACACGGAAAACTGAAAAAATCACGGTGTCGCTGCCAGCCGAAACGCTCCAACTGGCGGAGGACAAATACAGAGCATTCGGCTTTGAGAACCGCTCCGCCTTTATTGACGCGGCTATCAGGGAGTATGTCAGCCGCGATCTGCTGCGGCAGTTTTCCGGCGAGCTGGCGGCGTTATACGGCAAAATTGAGCGCAGCGAAATCAAGGGGCTGGAAGAACACCTTTCCAAGCTGTCCTACAAAATCGCGGTGGAGTTGGCGCAGATCAATCTGCTTCTCGCTTCTCTTCTGGAGGTGCCTTACCCGGATACACAGAGGCTGCGTGGAAAAGCGGTGCGGCTGGTCGGGGAAAGTCGTGGGTACGTGCCGCTGAAGGACGCGATTTGCAACCGGATGGATATTCATTATCTCGAAAATGATGAATGA
- a CDS encoding AAA family ATPase — protein MDKLVTMDGEQLMSEPLPPIRFVAERLLPQGLSILAGAPKIGKSWLALWLCLQVANGEAVWGFPTARATVLYLCLEDSFTRIQTRLCRIADDAPKNLHFATVAASLGEGLERQIEKFLSLHPDTSLIVIDTLQRIRKQAPDANPYAGDYRDIVLLKKLADRYNIAVILIHHLRKMSDEDPVNMISGTTGISGGADATYVLKRDSRSADTAILYCTGRDIEYRELRLEFDRNTYVWNLLSDNRDAAPEPSDPTISFLADFIRARGSFTGTATALAEEMERSGGEKLLPNVLMKKIIRNQVELSRNGIVFSAKRTHDRRELTLARVDNDGNDGKSDMASVPNLPSQLSQPSQA, from the coding sequence ATGGACAAGCTTGTGACCATGGACGGTGAGCAGCTGATGAGCGAGCCGCTGCCGCCCATTCGGTTTGTTGCCGAACGGTTACTCCCGCAGGGGCTTTCGATTCTTGCGGGCGCGCCGAAAATCGGCAAATCGTGGCTCGCGCTGTGGCTGTGTTTGCAGGTTGCGAACGGCGAGGCGGTTTGGGGATTTCCGACCGCCCGCGCGACGGTGCTTTATCTGTGTCTGGAGGACAGCTTCACGCGCATCCAGACGCGGCTGTGCCGCATTGCCGACGACGCACCGAAGAATCTGCATTTTGCTACGGTAGCGGCAAGCCTTGGCGAAGGCCTGGAACGGCAGATTGAAAAATTCCTGTCCCTGCATCCCGATACGTCACTTATCGTCATCGATACCCTGCAGCGCATCCGAAAGCAGGCGCCCGACGCAAACCCTTATGCCGGAGACTACCGCGATATTGTGCTGCTCAAGAAGCTGGCGGACCGGTACAACATCGCCGTCATCCTGATTCATCACCTGCGCAAAATGAGCGATGAGGACCCGGTCAACATGATCTCTGGCACCACGGGCATCAGCGGCGGCGCGGACGCAACTTATGTGCTGAAGCGTGACAGCCGCTCCGCCGACACGGCGATCCTTTACTGCACGGGGCGGGATATCGAATACCGCGAGCTCCGGTTGGAATTTGACCGGAATACATATGTTTGGAATCTGCTCTCGGACAACCGTGACGCAGCGCCGGAACCCAGCGATCCGACGATTTCATTTCTTGCAGATTTTATCCGGGCACGCGGGAGTTTTACGGGAACGGCGACGGCGCTTGCCGAGGAAATGGAACGAAGCGGCGGTGAGAAACTTCTCCCCAATGTCCTGATGAAAAAGATCATCCGCAATCAAGTGGAATTATCGCGTAATGGCATTGTATTTTCCGCAAAGCGCACGCATGACCGTCGGGAGCTCACGCTGGCCCGCGTCGACAATGACGGGAATGACGGCAAATCCGATATGGCCTCCGTGCCAAATTTGCCGTCGCAGTTGTCGCAGCCGTCGCAGGCATAG
- a CDS encoding DUF6076 domain-containing protein — protein sequence MYAFKAYFWNDTVCINGKKRYRSNEILNQCLNMDFSKLEKIRDELATLRQKLILQDDAALDYIRQYDRHAQRAQRLVHLVDELLRSISLYAENMDAELLNGDKLFDYLNAAYPYWGDDDEEDDSDSSDESDYGFETGDGKDSFFYHTRFFPRYLDMQVDDPNILLEIEDANRKIGAFFDRYLTFIDDLLRVKHVYCEFLDHFLHVKNNFLNAHETAEAYQSFIEKSADRIKGYQKLDTSGPVSMSHAVLMDEKGRAVLCEEYSFRTLGAFLYLDFFRGLKIGYLPKRCLHCGRYFLLQGGKYSDYCERPLEEDNTKTCRDVGARKKYDDKCKTDPVWLTYNRAYKTHYARHMKRKMSAAEFEQWSRYAVELRAKALSSELTFEEYQQKIKE from the coding sequence GTGTATGCGTTCAAGGCGTATTTCTGGAATGACACCGTTTGCATCAACGGGAAAAAGCGATACCGCAGCAATGAGATTTTGAACCAGTGCCTAAACATGGATTTCAGCAAACTGGAGAAAATCCGCGACGAACTGGCGACCTTGCGGCAGAAGCTTATTCTGCAGGACGATGCCGCCTTGGATTACATCCGGCAGTATGACCGGCACGCGCAACGGGCGCAGCGCCTGGTGCATCTGGTGGACGAGTTGCTCCGCTCGATTTCGCTGTATGCCGAAAATATGGATGCCGAGCTTCTTAACGGGGACAAGCTTTTTGACTATCTGAATGCCGCATATCCGTATTGGGGAGACGACGATGAGGAAGACGATTCTGATTCTTCCGATGAAAGCGACTACGGGTTTGAAACCGGCGACGGGAAGGATTCTTTTTTCTACCACACGCGCTTTTTTCCAAGATATCTGGACATGCAGGTAGATGACCCCAATATCCTGCTCGAGATAGAAGACGCAAACCGAAAAATCGGCGCCTTTTTTGACCGGTATCTCACCTTCATTGACGATTTGCTGCGCGTAAAACATGTTTACTGCGAGTTTCTTGACCACTTCCTGCATGTGAAGAACAATTTTTTGAATGCACATGAGACGGCCGAGGCTTATCAATCTTTTATAGAAAAAAGCGCCGACCGGATAAAAGGCTACCAGAAGCTCGACACTTCCGGCCCGGTGAGCATGAGCCACGCGGTGCTCATGGACGAAAAAGGCCGAGCCGTCTTATGCGAAGAATATTCTTTCCGCACCTTGGGGGCGTTTTTATATCTGGATTTTTTCAGAGGGCTCAAAATTGGGTACCTGCCGAAGCGGTGTCTCCACTGCGGTCGGTATTTCCTGCTGCAGGGCGGTAAATATTCTGATTACTGTGAGCGTCCTTTGGAAGAGGACAATACCAAGACCTGCCGCGATGTAGGCGCGCGCAAAAAATATGATGACAAATGCAAAACAGACCCGGTTTGGCTCACCTACAACCGGGCCTATAAAACACACTATGCGAGGCATATGAAACGAAAAATGAGCGCCGCAGAATTTGAACAGTGGTCGCGGTATGCCGTTGAGCTGCGCGCAAAAGCCCTGAGCAGCGAGCTTACGTTTGAGGAATATCAGCAGAAGATCAAAGAATGA
- a CDS encoding DUF6809 family protein, with product MGDILFTIYRCFYKIPKGTPQARRIEANHRTLITHLSKADRRLVLRIIDDKDQLINDISLDSFITGFQLAWRLANELNGHDKQQTPALER from the coding sequence ATGGGTGACATATTATTCACAATATATCGTTGTTTTTACAAGATTCCAAAGGGTACGCCGCAGGCTCGGCGCATCGAAGCCAATCACCGAACACTGATTACGCACCTTAGCAAGGCTGACCGCAGGCTGGTGCTACGTATTATTGACGACAAGGATCAACTGATTAACGACATTTCATTGGACAGTTTTATAACCGGTTTTCAATTGGCGTGGCGTCTCGCAAACGAACTGAACGGGCATGACAAGCAACAAACCCCTGCTCTCGAAAGGTGA